The Tenacibaculum jejuense genome includes a window with the following:
- a CDS encoding MFS transporter translates to MQKIQGDSKVIKAWAFYDWANSVYSLVISTAIFPMYYDAVTEGNFVRFLGIEWEHPNSLYTYALSFSFLIVAIISPILSGIADYRGNKKSFMKFFCLLGSISVMSLYLFDGLSTTWIGIISSILASIGFWGSIVFYNAYLPEIAHPEDHDRVSARGFINGYIGSILLLLLCLSLVMLHDSFGLTEGVAIRLSFVVVGVWWLGFAQITFRRLPKEKKIPKDQLEEGYLWKGFQELKKVLKEVKKDHPVLKRFLIAFFLLSVGVQTIILTATLFGTAELKLGKINLIGTILIIQVLAILGAFLFSRISERFGNIKALTITIIVWMFVCFGAFLLHKDLNNILVYFYILGGVLGLVLGAIQSLARSTYSKLIPETEDHATFFSFFDVTEKIAIVTGTFVYGLLNAITNSMQWSVLSLAIFFFASLVVLLRLKKTKYVS, encoded by the coding sequence ATGCAAAAAATACAAGGAGATTCAAAAGTAATTAAAGCATGGGCTTTTTACGACTGGGCGAATTCAGTATATTCATTAGTAATTAGTACAGCAATTTTTCCAATGTATTATGATGCAGTAACAGAAGGGAATTTTGTGAGATTTCTAGGAATAGAGTGGGAGCATCCTAATTCTTTATATACATATGCATTATCGTTTTCATTTTTAATTGTAGCAATTATTTCACCTATTTTATCTGGTATTGCTGATTATAGAGGAAATAAAAAGAGTTTTATGAAATTCTTTTGTTTACTAGGAAGTATTTCAGTTATGAGTTTGTATTTGTTTGACGGTTTATCTACAACTTGGATTGGTATTATATCAAGTATTTTAGCAAGTATAGGTTTTTGGGGAAGTATTGTTTTCTATAATGCATATTTACCAGAAATAGCACATCCTGAAGATCATGATAGAGTAAGTGCTAGAGGTTTTATTAATGGTTACATAGGTTCTATATTATTACTTCTTTTATGCTTATCGTTGGTAATGTTACATGATTCCTTTGGGTTAACAGAAGGTGTTGCTATACGTTTATCTTTTGTTGTCGTAGGTGTTTGGTGGCTAGGTTTTGCTCAAATCACTTTTAGAAGGTTACCAAAAGAAAAAAAAATACCTAAAGATCAATTAGAAGAAGGTTATTTATGGAAAGGATTTCAAGAGCTTAAAAAAGTATTGAAAGAAGTTAAAAAAGACCACCCAGTTTTAAAACGTTTTTTAATTGCATTCTTTTTATTAAGTGTTGGAGTACAAACTATTATTTTAACCGCTACTTTATTTGGGACAGCCGAATTAAAATTAGGTAAGATCAATTTAATTGGTACAATACTAATTATTCAAGTATTAGCAATTTTAGGAGCTTTTCTTTTTTCTAGAATATCAGAAAGATTTGGAAACATAAAAGCATTAACAATTACTATAATTGTTTGGATGTTTGTTTGTTTTGGAGCTTTTCTTCTACATAAAGACTTGAATAATATATTAGTCTATTTTTATATTTTAGGCGGAGTTTTAGGTTTAGTTTTAGGAGCTATTCAATCTTTAGCAAGATCAACGTATTCTAAATTAATACCAGAAACGGAAGATCATGCTACTTTTTTTAGTTTCTTCGATGTTACAGAAAAAATAGCCATAGTAACAGGAACTTTTGTTTACGGTTTGTTAAATGCCATAACTAATTCTATGCAGTGGAGCGTTTTATCGTTAGCTATTTTCTTCTTTGCATCTTTAGTCGTTTTATTAAGACTGAAAAAGACAAAGTACGTGTCTTAG
- a CDS encoding M48 family metallopeptidase — translation MRKILVFIGILSLFIQCDTVPITGRKRVNFVSDAQVLPMSFQQYDGFLKENKSKIINNTKQARELKTIGKNIAGAVDRFMRANEMTAEANSYRWEFNLINDKTINAWCMPGGKVVFYTGIMPICANTNGVAAVMGHEVAHAFAKHGQERMSSAQMQQFGGMAVALGTASSKQSNLWNMAYGITSQLGMLKFSRTHETEADKLGLVFMIMAGYKGEEAVNVWFRMSENAKKTGSKAPPEFLSTHPHNQTRITDLRAYLPTAKQLAAKYNAQTKNMGVRK, via the coding sequence ATGAGAAAAATACTAGTATTTATCGGAATTTTATCATTATTTATACAATGTGATACAGTTCCAATAACCGGAAGAAAGCGAGTTAATTTTGTAAGTGATGCTCAAGTATTACCTATGAGTTTTCAACAGTATGATGGGTTTTTAAAAGAAAATAAAAGTAAGATCATCAATAATACCAAACAGGCTCGAGAACTAAAAACTATAGGTAAAAATATAGCTGGAGCTGTAGATCGTTTTATGAGAGCTAATGAAATGACTGCTGAAGCTAATTCTTACCGTTGGGAATTTAATTTAATAAATGATAAAACGATAAATGCATGGTGTATGCCAGGAGGTAAGGTTGTGTTTTATACAGGTATCATGCCTATTTGTGCAAACACAAATGGAGTTGCAGCTGTTATGGGACACGAGGTTGCTCATGCTTTTGCTAAACATGGGCAAGAAAGAATGTCTTCTGCTCAAATGCAACAATTTGGAGGAATGGCTGTTGCTTTAGGTACTGCAAGTAGTAAGCAAAGTAATCTGTGGAACATGGCTTATGGTATAACATCACAGTTAGGAATGTTAAAGTTTAGTAGAACTCATGAAACAGAAGCTGATAAATTAGGTTTAGTTTTTATGATCATGGCAGGTTACAAAGGAGAAGAAGCTGTAAATGTATGGTTTCGTATGAGTGAAAATGCTAAGAAAACAGGTAGTAAAGCACCACCAGAGTTTTTAAGTACTCACCCACACAACCAAACCAGAATTACTGATTTAAGAGCATATTTACCTACTGCAAAACAATTGGCTGCAAAATATAATGCGCAGACAAAAAATATGGGAGTTAGAAAATAA
- a CDS encoding LacI family DNA-binding transcriptional regulator — MKKSITLKELAKILDVSASTVSKALNDSYEISEATKKKVEEAAKRYNYRPNRAALNLKSGKTNTIGVVLPSIKDFFLVRALRGIESVLADTDYNIIITVTNESYDKEVKAVETLVNGLVDGIIIAVTEETQLKQDFSHLSDISDNIDLIMFDRVDNSVACDKVLVNDFEAVQKAVRHLKFKGATNIALASSNKNLSDENARLLGYLEAIKDDKQEPLIVKGNEMYIENEFHVLFDEEAVDGIIALDEEASLAAYRIASKRQLLEDRKLLMIGYAGTKISEHLKPSLSTIDQHGKRLGRTTAKQLLDRLSKKDTSANKATVIYSSLCERATTQTIINPL; from the coding sequence ATGAAAAAAAGTATCACGCTAAAAGAGTTGGCAAAGATTCTTGATGTTTCTGCATCTACAGTTTCTAAAGCTTTAAATGATAGTTACGAGATTAGTGAAGCAACTAAGAAAAAAGTTGAAGAAGCTGCCAAAAGATACAATTACAGGCCTAATAGAGCAGCATTAAATTTAAAATCGGGGAAAACGAATACTATTGGTGTTGTTTTACCTAGTATTAAAGATTTCTTTTTAGTTAGAGCTTTAAGAGGTATTGAAAGTGTATTAGCGGATACAGATTACAATATTATTATTACTGTAACTAATGAATCTTACGATAAGGAAGTAAAAGCAGTAGAAACATTAGTAAACGGATTGGTAGACGGTATTATTATAGCTGTTACAGAAGAAACACAATTAAAACAAGATTTTAGTCATTTAAGTGACATTTCAGATAATATTGATTTAATTATGTTTGATAGAGTTGATAATTCTGTAGCATGTGATAAAGTATTAGTAAATGACTTTGAAGCCGTACAAAAAGCAGTTCGACATTTAAAATTTAAAGGAGCTACTAATATTGCATTAGCTTCCTCTAATAAAAATTTAAGTGATGAAAATGCAAGATTATTAGGATATTTAGAAGCAATTAAAGACGATAAACAAGAACCTCTTATTGTTAAGGGAAATGAGATGTATATTGAAAATGAATTCCATGTTTTGTTTGATGAGGAAGCCGTTGATGGAATTATTGCTTTAGATGAAGAAGCTTCTCTAGCAGCTTATAGAATAGCAAGTAAAAGGCAACTTTTAGAAGATAGAAAGTTGTTAATGATCGGTTATGCAGGTACTAAAATTTCTGAACATTTAAAACCAAGTTTAAGCACAATTGATCAACACGGAAAGCGTTTAGGAAGAACCACAGCAAAACAACTCTTAGATCGACTGAGTAAAAAAGATACATCAGCTAATAAAGCAACTGTAATTTATTCTTCTTTATGTGAAAGAGCAACAACGCAAACAATTATAAATCCTCTGTAA
- a CDS encoding sensor histidine kinase, with protein MKKHLLTNIIGLILGISVGYFMLIGEQKGEEINTFIVFLFACLGAVCGYVNLFVSRVLDKQLPWKTNEGTRLFLGIILHFVITFLVSVFILYFYLQLVNPISDFLSEYSLILIKLSIILFIISILFQVVYFALYSYYAYATLQIETIKLKRNQIEHQLEALKSQLSPHFLFNGLNAISSLTHKDKTKASLFIRKLALMYDYVLKSYDTKLTELEKEMELVTSYIFLINNRFENKFKCEITLSPVLSGTKIPPLSIQMLVENAVKHNVLSVEKPLMMKITNDEEFIYVQNNITSKPKNVSSFKIGLKNINNRYLLLTGKNIEMSNGDKFLVKLPIIR; from the coding sequence ATGAAAAAACATCTTCTCACTAACATCATCGGACTAATATTAGGAATATCAGTGGGATATTTTATGTTAATTGGTGAACAAAAAGGAGAAGAAATCAATACATTCATTGTCTTTTTATTTGCGTGCTTAGGTGCAGTATGTGGATATGTAAATTTGTTTGTTTCTAGGGTTTTAGATAAACAATTACCTTGGAAAACAAATGAAGGAACACGATTGTTTTTAGGAATAATATTACATTTTGTGATTACTTTTTTAGTCAGTGTTTTTATTTTGTATTTCTATCTTCAGCTAGTGAATCCTATTTCTGATTTTCTATCAGAATATTCATTGATTTTAATAAAGTTGAGTATTATACTTTTTATAATTTCAATACTATTTCAGGTAGTTTATTTCGCTTTGTATTCATATTATGCATACGCCACATTGCAGATAGAAACCATAAAATTAAAGAGAAATCAAATAGAACATCAGTTAGAAGCTTTAAAATCACAACTAAGTCCACACTTTTTATTTAATGGTTTAAATGCAATTTCATCATTAACTCATAAAGACAAAACAAAAGCCTCTTTATTCATTAGAAAGTTAGCTTTAATGTATGATTATGTTTTAAAAAGTTACGATACAAAACTCACCGAATTAGAAAAGGAGATGGAATTAGTAACGTCGTACATTTTCTTAATTAATAATAGATTCGAAAATAAATTTAAATGTGAAATAACATTATCTCCTGTTTTATCAGGAACTAAAATTCCACCATTATCCATACAAATGTTGGTTGAAAACGCTGTTAAACATAACGTGTTAAGTGTTGAAAAACCTTTGATGATGAAAATTACCAATGACGAGGAATTTATTTATGTTCAAAATAACATAACATCGAAGCCTAAAAATGTTAGTTCTTTTAAAATAGGATTGAAGAATATTAACAACAGGTATTTGCTTTTAACAGGAAAAAATATAGAAATGAGTAACGGAGATAAGTTTCTAGTCAAATTACCAATTATACGATGA
- a CDS encoding histidine kinase: MKKLFIHKPLFRLLSPVFSGVVVYLLILLVNNNVAQVQQEFLGQELYVCIGLSYIVQEFLRFSLLQFKRFFKSLSTPVFILIQVFVTILLCIGIVSLFMTIYYKKVLGFSPNFEELLLFNSIFSVVSAIYILLFISHEYLHKINTDKLKEEQQYLQFIEEDFQEFKQGINPSLLFESLENLLVLIQNDTDLADDFIDHLATIYRYILSSKEKQLVTIQEELETTNELVHLFNYLPYRNIIMVNEVKSDFLVVPRSLLFTIEQIIRTTIISSNLELKIELKETENSFILTYQTNDKITAPFTLQHIKEIERVYKIYSDLEIQLITTDLKRTITLPKLTTKTEEN, encoded by the coding sequence ATGAAAAAGTTATTTATACATAAACCTTTATTTCGATTACTAAGTCCTGTTTTTAGTGGAGTAGTGGTGTATTTATTAATTCTTTTAGTGAATAATAATGTAGCACAAGTTCAACAAGAATTTTTAGGACAAGAATTATACGTGTGTATTGGGTTATCTTACATTGTTCAAGAGTTTTTAAGATTTTCATTATTACAATTTAAAAGATTTTTTAAATCATTAAGTACTCCTGTTTTTATACTGATTCAAGTCTTCGTTACTATATTATTATGTATTGGAATTGTATCGTTATTTATGACGATTTATTACAAGAAAGTATTAGGTTTTTCGCCAAATTTTGAAGAATTATTATTGTTCAATAGTATTTTTAGTGTAGTAAGTGCTATTTATATTTTACTTTTTATTAGTCATGAATATTTACATAAAATAAATACAGATAAATTAAAGGAAGAACAACAGTATCTTCAATTTATTGAAGAAGATTTTCAAGAATTTAAACAAGGAATCAACCCTAGTTTATTATTCGAAAGTTTAGAAAATTTATTAGTATTAATTCAAAATGATACTGATTTAGCAGATGATTTTATTGATCATTTAGCAACTATATATCGTTATATTTTATCAAGTAAGGAAAAACAATTAGTAACAATTCAAGAGGAATTAGAAACTACAAACGAGTTGGTACATCTTTTTAATTATTTACCATACAGAAATATAATTATGGTAAATGAAGTAAAAAGTGATTTCTTAGTCGTACCAAGAAGTTTACTTTTTACAATTGAACAAATTATTAGAACAACAATTATCTCATCGAATTTAGAATTAAAAATAGAATTAAAAGAAACTGAAAACAGTTTTATTCTTACTTATCAAACCAATGATAAAATAACAGCACCATTTACATTACAGCATATTAAAGAGATAGAAAGAGTTTATAAGATTTATAGTGATTTAGAAATACAACTTATTACAACCGATCTTAAACGAACGATAACCCTACCAAAACTAACTACCAAAACTGAAGAAAACTAA
- the msrB gene encoding peptide-methionine (R)-S-oxide reductase MsrB, producing MKKILFLFAVLALISCESIAQKDKASSKKYKVQKTDQEWKEALTPMQYYVLRKAGTERPNTSEFNYLKEKGTFVCAGCETPLYKSERKFNSGTGWPSFDKAIENNIETDVDYKIGYARTELKCNTCGGHLGHRFNDGPRETTGLRDCINGVALKFIPSKI from the coding sequence ATGAAAAAAATACTTTTTTTATTCGCTGTATTAGCTTTAATTTCTTGTGAATCTATTGCTCAGAAAGATAAAGCTTCATCGAAAAAATATAAGGTTCAAAAAACCGATCAAGAATGGAAAGAAGCTTTAACTCCAATGCAATATTATGTATTGAGAAAAGCTGGAACCGAAAGACCTAACACAAGTGAATTTAACTACTTGAAAGAAAAAGGAACTTTTGTTTGTGCTGGATGCGAAACTCCTTTGTACAAATCGGAACGTAAATTTAATTCAGGAACAGGTTGGCCTTCTTTTGATAAAGCTATTGAAAACAATATTGAAACTGATGTAGATTATAAGATTGGTTATGCCAGAACAGAACTTAAATGTAATACTTGTGGCGGACATTTAGGACATCGATTTAATGATGGACCAAGAGAAACTACAGGATTGCGAGATTGTATTAATGGTGTAGCTTTAAAATTTATTCCTTCAAAAATATAA
- a CDS encoding LytR/AlgR family response regulator transcription factor: protein MKVIIVEDESLAVEKLERYLLKYDGTIEIAAKLDSIQSAVEFFQSENEFDVVFMDVQLTDGLSFEIFNQTKIDKPIIFVTAFDEYAIDAFKVNSIDYILKPITFTDISKAMTKLKSMQNLFKKTEAVSNVAKDLITRKFKDRFLVKLGNHIHSLKTDEISLFYAEGRTVYLVTNSGKKYILDFKLEDLVKVLNPKNFFRVNRTFIVGINSIKDVLVYSNSRLKITTSFQLEKEIIVSREKVAIFKNWFEGN, encoded by the coding sequence ATGAAAGTAATAATAGTTGAAGATGAATCCTTAGCAGTAGAGAAACTAGAACGTTATCTTTTAAAGTATGATGGAACTATTGAAATTGCTGCGAAGCTTGATAGTATTCAAAGCGCAGTAGAATTTTTTCAATCAGAAAACGAATTTGATGTTGTTTTTATGGATGTTCAATTAACAGACGGTCTAAGTTTTGAGATTTTTAATCAAACCAAGATTGATAAACCTATCATATTTGTTACAGCTTTCGATGAATACGCGATAGATGCTTTTAAAGTGAATAGTATAGACTATATTTTAAAACCGATTACATTCACTGATATTTCTAAAGCAATGACTAAATTAAAGTCAATGCAAAACCTTTTCAAAAAAACAGAAGCCGTATCTAATGTTGCTAAAGATTTAATCACAAGAAAGTTTAAAGATCGTTTTTTAGTGAAATTAGGAAACCATATTCATTCATTAAAAACAGACGAAATTTCTTTGTTTTATGCTGAAGGAAGAACGGTGTATTTAGTAACCAATTCAGGAAAAAAATACATTTTAGATTTTAAGTTAGAAGATTTGGTGAAAGTTTTAAATCCTAAAAATTTCTTTAGAGTAAATAGAACATTTATAGTTGGAATCAATTCAATAAAAGATGTGTTAGTTTATTCTAATAGTAGATTAAAAATTACAACATCATTTCAACTCGAAAAAGAAATTATAGTAAGTAGAGAAAAAGTAGCTATTTTTAAAAATTGGTTTGAAGGAAATTAA
- a CDS encoding alpha/beta hydrolase yields the protein METSQNRILPSSMPIPNKIKKISRFIQFVSPSLVTKFSLKLFSTPIKFPLPNREKTMWESAQKSRLKVSSIDREIDVLTYGYSPKKVLLVHGWCGRSTQLFMVADKLLEKGYMVISFDAPAHGKSEGKTTLMPEFIETIHAVNKEHGPFEAAVGHSLGGMSLYSAYADGFKTNKIVSIGSGDTISEILMNFTNNLTLKPKITKRMKNYYDKKLGRDIDLNASSETAKQVDIPALVVHDSLDGDVAVSCAYSIRQNLNQGSILITQGLGHTKILRDKETMNRVVDFIIS from the coding sequence ATGGAAACTAGTCAGAACAGAATCTTACCTTCAAGTATGCCTATACCAAACAAAATTAAGAAGATAAGCAGATTCATTCAATTTGTATCCCCTAGCCTAGTAACAAAATTCTCTTTAAAATTATTTTCTACTCCTATAAAATTTCCTTTACCAAATCGAGAGAAAACTATGTGGGAGAGTGCTCAAAAAAGCAGATTAAAAGTTTCTTCGATTGATAGGGAGATTGATGTATTAACTTATGGATATTCCCCTAAAAAAGTACTTTTAGTACATGGATGGTGTGGTAGAAGTACTCAGTTGTTTATGGTTGCTGATAAATTACTAGAAAAAGGATATATGGTAATTTCTTTTGATGCGCCTGCTCATGGTAAATCTGAAGGAAAAACAACATTAATGCCTGAATTTATTGAAACTATTCATGCTGTGAATAAAGAACACGGTCCTTTTGAAGCTGCTGTTGGTCATTCTTTAGGCGGAATGTCTTTATATTCAGCATATGCAGATGGTTTTAAAACAAATAAAATTGTATCTATTGGCTCTGGAGATACGATCAGTGAAATTCTAATGAACTTTACAAATAATCTTACATTAAAACCTAAGATTACTAAAAGAATGAAAAATTATTATGATAAGAAATTAGGTAGAGATATCGATTTAAATGCTAGTTCTGAAACTGCAAAACAAGTAGATATACCTGCTTTAGTTGTTCATGATTCTTTAGATGGTGATGTGGCTGTAAGTTGTGCATACAGTATTCGTCAAAACTTAAACCAAGGTTCTATTTTAATTACGCAAGGTTTAGGACACACGAAAATTTTGCGAGATAAAGAAACCATGAATAGAGTTGTTGATTTTATAATTTCTTAA
- a CDS encoding DinB family protein translates to MDKKLISDLLEEKHQELFKWIEQQEGNYWEKGPENRWTAGQQIQHLVDSIKPLNLALSLPSFILKAKFGTTNRELRTYDEIVKKYNEKLVQYKDKARDFNSKVSTPDEKKLIKLVTTLKKQNKELQNKTQKLSNHKLDNLILPHPLLGKMPLREIIMWTAHHTEHHTRDLIENYS, encoded by the coding sequence ATGGATAAAAAGTTAATTTCAGATTTATTAGAAGAAAAACATCAAGAGTTATTCAAATGGATAGAACAACAAGAAGGAAACTACTGGGAAAAAGGCCCAGAAAATAGATGGACAGCCGGACAACAAATTCAACATCTTGTAGATTCTATAAAGCCATTAAATCTAGCTTTAAGTTTACCTTCATTTATTTTAAAAGCAAAATTTGGCACAACTAATCGAGAATTAAGAACTTATGATGAAATTGTAAAAAAATACAATGAAAAGTTAGTTCAATATAAAGACAAGGCTAGAGATTTTAATAGTAAAGTAAGTACACCAGACGAAAAGAAACTCATTAAGCTTGTTACTACCTTAAAAAAACAAAATAAAGAACTACAAAATAAGACTCAAAAATTAAGTAATCATAAACTAGACAACTTAATTTTACCTCATCCTTTACTAGGAAAAATGCCACTTCGCGAAATAATTATGTGGACAGCACATCATACTGAACATCACACTAGAGATTTAATTGAAAACTACTCTTAA
- a CDS encoding GNAT family N-acetyltransferase — MNSYIFTSENLGFRNWKTSDLDELYRLNSNTEVMRFFPSTASKEQCEDFVKRMQQQFETHKYCYFATEKLETQEFIGFVGLSLQTYEADFNPSTDIGWRLLPEFWGNGYATEGAKRCLSYGFETLKLSEIVSVAPSINIPSIKVMEKIGMQKASTFNHPLLKKYPNLESCVLYKIKQ, encoded by the coding sequence ATGAACTCTTACATCTTTACTTCAGAAAATTTAGGTTTTAGAAATTGGAAAACTAGTGATCTAGATGAATTATATCGCTTAAACTCTAATACTGAAGTAATGCGTTTTTTTCCTTCTACAGCTTCTAAAGAACAGTGCGAAGATTTTGTAAAAAGAATGCAACAGCAATTTGAGACGCATAAATATTGCTATTTCGCTACTGAAAAATTAGAAACTCAAGAATTTATTGGTTTTGTGGGACTTTCTTTACAAACTTATGAAGCTGATTTTAATCCTTCTACAGATATTGGTTGGCGCTTATTACCTGAGTTCTGGGGAAATGGTTACGCTACTGAAGGCGCAAAACGTTGTTTATCATACGGATTTGAAACTTTAAAGTTATCTGAAATTGTTTCAGTTGCTCCTTCAATTAATATTCCTTCAATAAAGGTAATGGAGAAAATAGGAATGCAAAAAGCTAGTACTTTTAATCATCCGTTATTGAAAAAATATCCTAATCTTGAATCTTGTGTCTTATATAAAATTAAGCAATAA
- a CDS encoding DUF1572 family protein: MAHSYLNSAIKQFEYYKSLGDKTFHQLTNDQFFWIADAHENSIAIVVKHMVGNMLSRWTNFLTEDGEKDWRNRDQEFENSFTTKKEVIDYWEQGWQCLFDAIIPLTTNDLEKVIYIRNHGHTVTEAINRQLCHYSYHTGQIVFLGKMLTNEKWQSLSIPKGNSKQYNQEKFSKDKMRKHFTEDL, encoded by the coding sequence ATGGCTCATTCTTACTTAAATAGCGCTATCAAACAATTTGAATATTACAAAAGTTTAGGAGATAAAACGTTTCATCAACTTACTAATGATCAGTTTTTCTGGATTGCTGATGCTCATGAAAATTCTATAGCAATTGTAGTAAAACACATGGTGGGAAATATGTTATCTAGGTGGACAAATTTTTTAACTGAAGATGGTGAAAAAGATTGGCGTAATAGAGATCAGGAATTTGAAAATTCATTCACAACTAAAAAAGAAGTAATTGATTATTGGGAACAAGGTTGGCAATGTTTATTTGATGCAATTATTCCACTTACTACAAATGATTTAGAAAAAGTTATTTACATCAGAAATCACGGTCATACTGTTACAGAAGCAATTAATCGTCAGTTATGTCATTATTCTTATCATACAGGACAAATTGTATTTTTAGGAAAAATGCTAACTAACGAAAAATGGCAATCTTTATCAATTCCAAAAGGAAATTCAAAACAATACAATCAAGAAAAATTCTCAAAAGATAAAATGCGTAAACACTTTACAGAGGATTTATAA
- a CDS encoding type 1 periplasmic binding fold superfamily protein — MKSIKLLAFLFISTLIFTGCSDDDDDNNLPDEVNEEEVITTMTITLTPAGGGTAVTLQTRDADGDGPNAPVLSVSGDLAANTTYTGSIELLNETVSPADIITEEIEEEDEEHQFFFVATGVNATFAYTDSDENGNPVGLDFTLTTTDASTGSLTFTLKHEPSKPNNGTATDAGGETDIETTFNVTVQ; from the coding sequence ATGAAATCAATTAAATTATTAGCATTTTTATTTATTTCTACATTAATTTTCACAGGATGTTCTGATGATGATGATGACAACAATTTACCTGATGAAGTAAATGAAGAAGAAGTAATTACTACAATGACAATTACTTTAACTCCTGCTGGTGGTGGAACTGCTGTAACTTTACAAACAAGAGATGCAGATGGTGATGGACCAAATGCTCCTGTTTTATCTGTTTCTGGTGATTTAGCGGCTAATACAACGTATACAGGTTCAATCGAATTATTAAACGAAACTGTATCTCCTGCTGATATTATAACTGAAGAAATTGAAGAAGAAGATGAAGAGCACCAATTCTTTTTCGTAGCTACTGGTGTTAATGCTACTTTTGCTTACACAGATAGTGATGAAAATGGAAATCCTGTAGGATTAGACTTTACTTTAACAACTACTGACGCTAGTACAGGTTCTTTAACTTTTACTTTAAAGCATGAGCCAAGCAAGCCAAATAATGGAACTGCAACTGATGCTGGTGGTGAAACTGATATTGAAACTACATTTAATGTAACTGTTCAGTAG